A window of the Alnus glutinosa chromosome 4, dhAlnGlut1.1, whole genome shotgun sequence genome harbors these coding sequences:
- the LOC133865199 gene encoding protein SOB FIVE-LIKE 2, with the protein MESSQMFGAAEECHSSESGWTMYIGDDDDDDGGGGGDYGHSDDDGNDDDDDNDANHDDDSDDSMASDASSGPSHRSTGKGAHGSLAVSKRDEEENDIIDRCLDKKPNKPQKEMQRGQRIKKDKKESTVPVLMANAPAQSSGAKVRKDMWMGKTK; encoded by the coding sequence ATGGAGTCTTCCCAAATGTTCGGAGCTGCAGAAGAATGTCACAGCAGCGAATCTGGGTGGACAATGTATATTGGTGatgacgatgatgatgatggcggtggtggtggtgattaCGGGCATAGTGATGATGATGGAaatgacgacgacgacgacaaTGATGCTAATCACGATGATGATAGTGATGATTCCATGGCTTCTGATGCTTCTTCCGGCCCAAGTCATCGGAGTACTGGAAAGGGTGCTCATGGCAGCTTGGCCGTTTCCAAGCGCGACGAGGAAGAGAATGATATAATTGACAGGTGCTTAGacaagaaacccaacaaaccgcAAAAGGAGATGCAGAGAGGTCAAAGgataaagaaagataaaaaagagTCGACGGTACCGGTGCTCATGGCAAACGCTCCAGCTCAGAGTAGTGGTGCCAAGGTAAGAAAAGACATGTGGATGGGCAAAACGAAATAA